In a genomic window of Deinococcus ruber:
- a CDS encoding acylphosphatase — protein MRLTALISGEVTGVGYRRYVQTQARALGLAGSAENLSDGRVEVVAEGQPAELERLLHWLRRGPAHARVANVDVQWSEGTGIREFHLY, from the coding sequence ATGCGCCTGACCGCCCTGATCAGTGGAGAAGTGACGGGTGTGGGCTACCGCCGCTACGTGCAGACGCAGGCCCGCGCCCTGGGGCTGGCTGGCAGCGCCGAAAACCTGTCAGATGGGCGGGTGGAGGTCGTTGCCGAGGGCCAGCCTGCCGAACTCGAACGCCTGCTGCACTGGCTGCGGCGCGGCCCCGCCCATGCCCGCGTCGCGAATGTAGACGTGCAGTGGTCGGAAGGGACTGGCATACGAGAGTTTCATCTGTACTGA
- a CDS encoding translocation/assembly module TamB domain-containing protein — MTEIQPIASQDRREPNSRKGRRGGWRPTLLILALLVVLLAFFGPSLFGQAALRLMTGDLHVTAASVNGPLWSPQLHGLKVRGPGLNIVAGTAGVHVASFDPFRRTARLDLNLENATADLKLKTLLSQAGGAGGGGFSLLPGKIDIRNSHLNIDGSGFDVPSGTWTVQSSKAGGQDALKITGATTDGTLNALAKYRVQNGQLVGSVDLNADATILNQYWHDKQVGGVRGGQIAGTYTFGNGPISGDLRLSGASLAVPGASFVRVDGIGGELTHRGDLLNLKLAGRGWNGPVTATGSVDLKGHTWDIRANASPLMSAVAKSLGQTGKGDLKIGVHAYGWNTVTVKADIVGSKGEFSVLPYNALNAHYDFLRDTVGERANTLTFRAKTALQGQQTLSGTWFFNKAGTLAWAGDLLNQPLDLHGTIDAQNTIAGSGRALGGPLSASLALRTRAVSLSLSPDFNSLKGDLSARGTLSNLDIRLANGSAGPVKLAGTARFDDSGFRADLGAVQLQLNRQFRGTWTAQNFDAAGVPLSGSGRLDVPKGDLTGTLAANVPLLSTQPSGPIALNWLRRSANWTFAGGRLDWKDQSFRLRSTGLAALGYRLTGDLAITTALKASGQLNATSGSTTIAARGLGDHVAITAAAGGVTVTADTSLKAGFPTSARIQGSDISGTLTVENGVRFQLKTPGQSASGVLKGQNWNASGSVNLAALRPLIGGNLGGIAQLNLKGLGGTVQVAGQGFGAALDGTFTRLGSRFTTRSTVRYDAGNGTSAAATLSGRVFPDLLLNGPLSVQNTISGPQTLQAHLEGPYSNIRAAVNGQLSALSVAGLSLPAQALNLQATVTPRLALSGTYGSLNLGYSGNAVTVRGTQALSGYGQSGSVTLNGRWAAGWQGELNASGNLGPYAVQVNGPWQRLSTALQGPNALRASGTVNAQTQQYDLQVRGAISGLYAQGRISGQGAKPVGALSVSDGAGGTAQVQLSGLTDFSVQANRLTLAGQTLNGQLRATNGLLSGNLSAGPLQLTATNGLLNASGSLLGHTLTASARLMLPSTLSNVNVKVDGPYITAMANGSGNDLRGSVLIKGQQYDFQGQRAAQLPAQILPLHASLIPPVVNLGGLRYAGSWSGQTTLSYLLGSAPGSLRLSGSGAILRALPSGPLTGSLQVLPSLGGTLRASLTAARPFLPAQLRPDLTLGQLQATIFPTRATLTLANTHYLQQPLGLSAQVSWNNGLRASGVLTHPGTQVRFAYDGQNLDVNGPLDALALRPFTAGLGPLSGSIQTALHLPKLSLEQASGSARFDLRTAAQQAAGSLRLNAGQLSGQLATSIGGQAYAIQGTVSGLLGQGAKPVGALSVSDGAGGTAQVQLSGLTDFSVQASRLTFAGQTLSGQLRATNGLLSGNLSAGPLQLTATNGLLNASGSLLGHTLTASARLTLPTTLTNLRLNVNGPYLSASSSGSGSDVRGSVVIKDQSYAFQGQRAVQLPAQILPLHASLIPPVVNLGGLRYAGSWSGQTTLSYLLGSTPGSLRLSGSGAILRALPSGPLTGSLQVLPSLSGTLRASLTAARPFLPAQLRPELTLGQLQATIFPTRASLTLLNTRYVAQPLGLTAQVSWKNGLSASGILTHPGTQVRFAYDGQNLDVNGPLDALALRPFTAGLGPLSGSIQTALHLPKLSLEQASGSARFDLRTAAQQAAGSLRLNAGQLSGDLRSNLGGQVLAASGNFYPQADADLSWQELRAHLSGDVRTQAALSVSGSYGGRDVNVQASGGLDPARVSVQGDVSGLSLDLLAQGTAGKTSNLAAWQVSGTFAAADLEALAGVSGHVGGTLRGTLNDVRLNAAGQIAGTDFTLPARYFGGVLSVQKATAAYQGGNGSSLATAQISGDVFPTLRLSGPAELNDYLTGRYTLAVTGELSKPRVLLSGKTTGGPRGLDAPGSTVQAALLGSDWKFTATGERLAGGAHGRLGQNTLGGVQQFRFTLNAPYRAGSTTVSLQGVTGWHSGNGFLGDLRVGGNVSGQALVARLTGHGDLTAAASVGSGTLKAASLTAVLPASVLFRPVGTLHLNDFDIAALWGRPHLLSLSGDGRLAGADWSHLSATLSGGLNDVSGELSGPLSASYSAGDVNLTLDGRKLKATAVLNGDDYRASLSSSSVGLARLLPPSAGVNALTLSGSAALEGSLSGGLRQISGTGLNVRGQQTQVGAFTLLGSAQYTPQVVSANLNGTLLGGSFDLSGSLPSGVTLNLHTLRPTAFGLDTLGGSVQLSGDLKNPQLRGRVSVSRPEVSAAVNLSGSVLDPRLNAAADLKNGYTGRLLADVRHLSLSPLQADLHVYGSAAQGNSTALKLDVAGQWPNLSGTVKASLASLPTALTLKGDGTGSYALNAGTLGSGTVTLTLPPSGGLLPDINAAAHLTPLPLLPGATGDASVDVAISGPISRLSVSAVGHIPSAEVSGVTLSNLALNAAGALTGPYAGLNTLTGTITQNGQQVGTLKNSNLTFSSLTAQGYGFEANASGRATLSGTGSATVHLSGAGTTADLKAAYAGGSVALSGTAAASGFQANLNSTGSVKNGWTGTLDLTGGPAGVVTAPGHFRLSGALAQPLLAGEVGVGGAGVRVVANRRAVQLRLVDGPTAQASGVLNLDLIKALWEGQASYTRPEASVTVKLSGAAGDPQALLTATRGGWTASGSASKAGADLSVSDGTAAGRVRWDGETVNLNLPGLNLGGLNLSGVSGTLNAQGSVSTKTLNGSARVSLVGAQTGFTIPVLNLPLSGDVEADLTLNAGRLKADAQLKAAYGTATATISQPQQGAAYTGTLKAQVQSNGGTLSSDLTLNAAGLSGTLNARALTLNVGGLMAQLSGSAKLDGQSFTVQASADSATPGENTQVSITGSGGLADLVPQIASYTAVKPTDQGYSLRASLSGLDLEGLKVAPNLSGRISGEAAISDGGGTFVLRSAALKVGDTVLSARVNGTLAGGDWRLRGLVGTTQAATSQLSGSLSGGVVSGTFQMSGLPVDAFLSAFSGTLPGKGLLTGLARFQFPLSDPASGSLNVVAERLTISSSMAAPAPESATAATPAAPSTATTAAVQTPTPQTTVTQTLAGSGFIDYANRELRNIDLHLSGAGRWDVTGAYTHARVNVTASFQNTTFTPVLSLIPSIRDLTPSLQGTLSLNVAGSYDRPVGNVSATDLNGAISGISIQLPTFSGQLQDSGIFAAQGRLRSGGTVGADGTLDVNGTLETLKLRALSVKYAGLLVPQGLGRIENVQATVFQSNSGTPQEGYDLTAQATGGLGVGSLNVQGSISPTIDLRLSARNFNLPISLIYGRESRINADLTAVEQGTAPDAPINVSGQVNLSSLVLGRVDSSAVLPAPSSAGSTPDTSGGSVAYTSPLPEPLTEFPPSEAAQTVKKVSPFLTRVKLLNIPIHAPSGIRVDESIARAELSGDLVLAGTGSAPTLNGNVTAIRGSVDLRDNTFNISSGSATFDGLSLYPVLNVAAAGDVPLPSGGLVTVNLALGGRFVRQPDGTQALSLDTRLTCSSGCVSGSVDLSSSNPNAEAQLYSLVAVGTPDLTTLPSNLGTLGTSALNTALNVFVLGELQRNIARALGVDVFRINAALPGENGSGSFGATVTVGSYLTRQLYLQYQVDLTGQGVLDATYTTPDNRLTFKASTPIQGFDLSSLRPSFSAAYNFSNRSSLQLGVKSGSSTQFSFGYVYRW, encoded by the coding sequence GTGACTGAAATCCAGCCGATTGCGTCCCAAGATCGGCGCGAACCCAACAGCAGAAAGGGCCGCAGAGGCGGCTGGCGTCCGACGCTCCTGATCCTGGCGTTGCTGGTCGTGCTGCTGGCATTTTTCGGCCCCTCGCTCTTCGGTCAGGCCGCCCTGCGATTGATGACCGGCGACCTGCACGTAACGGCAGCTTCGGTAAACGGGCCGCTGTGGTCGCCCCAGCTTCACGGCCTGAAGGTGCGGGGGCCGGGGCTGAATATCGTGGCTGGGACGGCGGGCGTGCATGTGGCGAGCTTCGACCCCTTTCGGCGCACGGCCCGGCTCGATCTGAACCTGGAGAACGCCACCGCCGACCTGAAGCTCAAGACGTTGCTGAGTCAGGCGGGAGGTGCGGGCGGGGGCGGTTTTTCGCTGCTGCCGGGAAAGATCGACATCCGCAACAGCCACCTGAACATCGACGGCAGCGGATTTGACGTGCCCAGCGGCACCTGGACGGTTCAGAGCAGCAAGGCGGGTGGACAGGACGCCCTGAAGATCACGGGGGCCACCACAGACGGCACACTGAACGCCCTGGCGAAATACCGCGTGCAGAATGGGCAGCTTGTGGGCAGCGTGGACCTGAACGCCGACGCCACGATTCTGAATCAGTACTGGCACGACAAACAGGTGGGCGGCGTGCGTGGCGGGCAGATCGCCGGAACGTACACCTTCGGCAATGGCCCCATTTCCGGCGACCTGCGCCTGAGCGGAGCCAGCCTCGCGGTGCCGGGCGCAAGTTTTGTGCGGGTAGACGGCATCGGCGGCGAACTGACGCACCGGGGCGACCTGCTGAATCTGAAACTGGCGGGACGCGGCTGGAACGGCCCGGTCACGGCCACCGGCAGCGTGGATCTGAAGGGCCACACCTGGGATATCCGCGCCAACGCCTCTCCGCTGATGTCGGCGGTGGCGAAGTCGCTGGGACAGACGGGCAAGGGCGACCTGAAGATCGGCGTTCACGCCTACGGCTGGAATACCGTGACGGTCAAGGCCGATATCGTGGGCAGCAAGGGTGAATTCAGCGTACTGCCGTACAACGCTCTGAACGCACATTACGACTTCCTGCGCGATACGGTGGGCGAGCGGGCCAACACCCTGACCTTCCGCGCAAAGACCGCCCTCCAGGGGCAGCAGACCCTGAGCGGCACGTGGTTCTTCAACAAGGCGGGCACGTTGGCCTGGGCGGGCGACCTGCTGAATCAGCCGCTCGACCTGCACGGCACCATCGACGCCCAGAACACCATCGCGGGCAGCGGGCGGGCGCTGGGCGGCCCCTTGAGCGCCAGTCTGGCCCTGCGAACCCGCGCCGTATCGCTGAGCCTGTCGCCCGATTTCAACAGTCTGAAGGGCGACCTGAGCGCACGCGGCACGCTGTCGAACCTCGATATCCGTCTGGCGAACGGCAGCGCTGGCCCGGTGAAACTGGCAGGCACGGCGCGGTTTGACGACAGCGGCTTTCGCGCCGACCTCGGGGCCGTGCAGCTTCAGCTGAACCGCCAGTTTCGCGGCACCTGGACGGCGCAGAACTTTGACGCGGCGGGTGTGCCCCTCAGCGGCTCGGGGCGGCTGGACGTACCGAAGGGCGACCTGACCGGCACGCTGGCCGCCAATGTGCCGCTCCTGAGCACTCAGCCGAGCGGCCCCATCGCTCTCAACTGGCTGCGGCGCAGTGCCAACTGGACATTTGCAGGCGGACGGCTCGACTGGAAAGATCAGAGCTTCCGGCTGCGCTCGACCGGACTGGCGGCGCTGGGCTACCGCCTGACGGGCGATCTCGCGATCACCACTGCCCTGAAGGCCAGCGGGCAGCTGAACGCCACTTCGGGCAGCACCACCATTGCTGCACGCGGCCTGGGCGACCATGTGGCAATCACGGCGGCAGCGGGCGGCGTTACCGTGACAGCCGATACCTCACTGAAGGCGGGATTTCCGACCAGCGCCCGTATCCAGGGCAGCGATATCAGCGGCACGTTGACCGTAGAAAACGGCGTGCGCTTCCAGCTGAAAACGCCGGGCCAGAGCGCGTCAGGCGTGCTGAAGGGGCAAAACTGGAACGCCAGCGGCAGCGTGAATCTGGCAGCGCTGCGGCCTCTGATCGGCGGCAATCTCGGCGGCATTGCCCAGCTGAACCTCAAAGGGCTGGGCGGAACAGTGCAGGTGGCAGGACAGGGCTTCGGCGCGGCGCTGGACGGCACATTTACCCGCTTGGGCAGCCGCTTTACCACCCGTTCCACCGTTCGGTACGACGCCGGAAACGGCACGAGCGCCGCCGCGACTCTGAGCGGGCGTGTCTTCCCCGACCTGCTGCTGAACGGCCCGCTGAGCGTGCAGAACACCATCAGCGGGCCTCAGACCCTTCAGGCCCACCTCGAAGGCCCTTACAGCAACATCCGGGCCGCCGTGAACGGACAGCTCAGCGCCCTGAGCGTCGCCGGGCTGTCGCTGCCCGCCCAGGCACTGAACCTTCAGGCGACGGTGACGCCCCGGCTGGCACTGAGCGGAACGTATGGCAGCCTGAACCTGGGATACAGCGGCAACGCCGTCACGGTGCGCGGCACGCAGGCGCTCAGCGGCTACGGCCAGAGCGGCAGCGTGACCCTGAACGGCAGGTGGGCGGCAGGCTGGCAGGGCGAACTGAACGCGTCGGGCAACCTGGGGCCATACGCGGTGCAGGTGAACGGCCCGTGGCAGCGCCTCAGCACCGCCCTCCAGGGGCCGAACGCGCTGCGGGCGAGCGGCACCGTGAATGCTCAGACCCAGCAGTATGACCTCCAGGTACGCGGGGCGATTTCGGGGCTGTACGCACAGGGCCGTATCTCGGGCCAGGGGGCAAAGCCGGTGGGCGCGCTGAGCGTGTCGGACGGCGCGGGCGGTACAGCCCAGGTGCAGCTGAGCGGCCTGACCGACTTCAGCGTGCAGGCCAATCGCCTCACCCTCGCCGGACAGACCCTCAACGGTCAGCTCCGCGCCACCAACGGTCTGCTCAGCGGGAATCTCAGCGCTGGCCCGCTCCAGCTCACCGCCACCAACGGTCTGCTGAATGCGTCCGGCTCGCTGCTCGGCCACACCCTCACCGCCTCTGCCCGCCTGATGCTGCCCAGCACGCTCAGCAACGTAAACGTAAAGGTCGATGGCCCGTATATCACGGCGATGGCGAACGGAAGCGGAAACGACCTGCGCGGGAGCGTGCTGATCAAGGGGCAGCAGTATGACTTCCAGGGCCAGCGGGCAGCCCAGTTACCCGCGCAGATCCTGCCGCTGCACGCCTCGCTCATTCCCCCGGTCGTCAACCTCGGCGGCCTGCGCTATGCCGGCAGCTGGAGCGGTCAGACCACCCTCAGCTATCTCCTCGGCTCTGCCCCCGGTTCCCTCCGGCTGAGCGGCAGCGGGGCGATCCTCCGCGCCCTCCCCAGCGGCCCGCTCACCGGCTCGCTTCAGGTCTTGCCGTCCCTCGGCGGCACCCTCCGCGCCTCGCTCACCGCCGCCCGTCCCTTCCTCCCCGCCCAGCTGCGCCCCGACCTGACCCTCGGTCAGCTTCAGGCCACCATCTTCCCCACCCGCGCCACGCTCACCCTCGCCAACACCCACTATCTTCAGCAGCCCCTCGGTCTGTCAGCCCAGGTCAGCTGGAACAATGGCCTGCGGGCGTCCGGCGTCCTCACCCACCCCGGCACCCAGGTGCGCTTCGCCTACGATGGTCAGAATCTCGATGTCAATGGCCCGCTGGATGCCCTGGCGCTGCGACCCTTCACCGCCGGACTCGGCCCGCTGAGTGGCAGCATCCAGACCGCCCTGCACCTCCCCAAGCTCAGCCTTGAGCAGGCCAGCGGTTCCGCCCGCTTCGACCTCCGCACTGCCGCCCAGCAGGCCGCCGGGTCCCTGCGCCTCAACGCCGGGCAGCTCAGCGGGCAGCTTGCCACCAGCATTGGGGGGCAGGCGTATGCCATTCAGGGCACAGTCAGCGGACTGCTCGGCCAGGGGGCAAAGCCAGTGGGTGCGCTGAGCGTGTCAGACGGCGCGGGCGGTACCGCTCAGGTGCAGCTGAGCGGCCTGACCGACTTCAGCGTGCAGGCCAGCCGCCTCACCTTCGCCGGACAGACCCTCAGCGGTCAGCTCCGCGCCACCAACGGTCTGCTCAGCGGAAATCTCAGCGCTGGCCCGCTCCAGCTCACCGCCACCAACGGTCTGCTGAATGCGTCCGGCTCGCTGCTCGGCCACACCCTCACCGCCTCTGCCCGCCTAACCCTGCCAACCACCCTGACAAACCTCCGATTGAACGTGAATGGCCCCTACCTGAGTGCCAGCTCGTCGGGAAGTGGGTCAGATGTGCGCGGCAGCGTGGTGATTAAAGATCAGAGCTACGCCTTCCAGGGCCAGCGGGCTGTCCAGTTGCCCGCGCAGATCCTGCCGCTGCACGCCTCGCTCATTCCCCCGGTCGTCAACCTCGGCGGCCTGCGCTATGCCGGCAGCTGGAGCGGTCAGACCACCCTCAGCTATCTCCTCGGCTCCACCCCCGGTTCCCTCCGGCTGAGCGGCAGCGGGGCGATCCTCCGTGCCCTCCCCAGCGGCCCGCTCACCGGCTCGCTTCAGGTCTTGCCGTCCCTCAGCGGCACTCTCCGCGCCTCACTCACCGCCGCCCGTCCCTTCCTCCCCGCCCAGCTGCGCCCCGAGCTGACCCTCGGTCAGCTTCAGGCCACCATCTTCCCCACCCGCGCTTCCCTCACCCTGCTCAACACCCGCTATGTCGCACAACCCCTCGGCCTCACCGCTCAGGTCAGCTGGAAGAACGGCCTGAGCGCGTCCGGCATCCTCACCCACCCCGGTACCCAGGTGCGCTTCGCCTACGATGGTCAGAATCTCGATGTCAATGGCCCGCTGGATGCTCTCGCGCTGCGACCCTTCACCGCCGGACTCGGCCCGCTGAGTGGCAGCATCCAGACCGCCCTGCACCTCCCCAAGCTCAGCCTTGAGCAGGCCAGCGGTTCCGCCCGCTTCGACCTCCGCACTGCCGCCCAGCAGGCCGCCGGATCCCTGCGCCTCAACGCCGGGCAGCTCAGCGGCGACCTCCGCAGCAATCTCGGCGGGCAGGTGTTGGCCGCCAGCGGCAACTTCTACCCGCAGGCCGACGCCGACCTGAGCTGGCAGGAACTCCGCGCCCACCTGAGCGGCGACGTTCGCACGCAGGCGGCCCTGAGCGTCAGCGGCAGTTACGGAGGCCGCGACGTGAACGTGCAGGCCAGCGGCGGCCTCGACCCGGCCCGCGTGAGTGTGCAGGGTGACGTATCGGGGCTGAGCCTGGACCTGCTGGCCCAGGGAACCGCCGGGAAGACCAGCAACCTCGCCGCGTGGCAGGTATCGGGAACCTTTGCCGCCGCCGATCTGGAAGCGCTGGCAGGCGTGAGCGGGCATGTGGGCGGCACGCTGCGGGGCACGCTGAACGACGTGCGGCTGAACGCGGCAGGCCAGATCGCCGGAACCGATTTCACGCTGCCCGCCCGCTACTTCGGCGGCGTCCTGAGCGTGCAGAAGGCGACAGCCGCGTATCAGGGCGGCAACGGCAGCTCACTGGCAACGGCGCAGATTTCCGGCGACGTCTTCCCCACCCTGCGCCTGAGCGGGCCTGCCGAACTGAACGACTATCTGACGGGCCGCTACACACTGGCAGTCACGGGAGAGCTTTCCAAACCACGCGTGCTGCTGAGCGGCAAAACGACCGGCGGCCCCCGTGGGCTGGACGCGCCCGGCAGCACCGTACAGGCGGCGCTGCTGGGGTCCGACTGGAAGTTCACGGCCACCGGAGAGCGGCTGGCGGGCGGCGCACACGGACGGCTGGGCCAGAACACGCTGGGCGGCGTGCAGCAGTTCCGCTTCACGCTGAATGCGCCGTACCGCGCCGGAAGCACCACCGTCAGTCTTCAGGGCGTGACAGGCTGGCACAGCGGAAACGGTTTTCTGGGTGATCTGCGGGTCGGCGGCAACGTGTCGGGTCAGGCACTCGTCGCCCGTCTGACCGGACACGGCGACCTGACCGCTGCTGCGTCGGTTGGCAGCGGCACGTTGAAGGCAGCGTCGTTGACGGCTGTCCTTCCGGCGAGTGTGCTGTTCCGGCCTGTTGGCACGCTGCACCTGAACGATTTCGATATCGCCGCGCTGTGGGGCCGCCCGCATCTGCTGAGCCTCAGCGGCGACGGGCGGCTCGCGGGGGCCGACTGGAGCCACCTGAGCGCCACACTGTCGGGCGGCCTGAACGACGTTTCCGGCGAACTGAGCGGCCCGCTGAGCGCGTCGTACAGTGCTGGCGACGTGAACCTGACGCTGGACGGGCGCAAGCTGAAGGCCACCGCCGTCCTGAACGGCGACGACTACCGCGCCTCGCTGAGCAGCAGCAGCGTGGGACTGGCGCGGCTGCTTCCCCCGTCGGCGGGCGTGAATGCCCTGACCCTCAGCGGCAGTGCGGCGCTGGAAGGTTCGCTGTCCGGTGGGCTGCGGCAGATCAGTGGGACTGGGCTGAATGTGCGCGGGCAGCAGACGCAGGTCGGAGCCTTCACGCTGCTCGGCTCGGCGCAGTACACGCCGCAGGTGGTCTCGGCCAACCTGAACGGCACGCTGCTGGGAGGCTCGTTCGATCTGAGCGGCAGCCTGCCCAGCGGCGTCACACTCAACCTGCACACCCTGCGGCCCACCGCCTTCGGGCTGGACACGCTCGGCGGCAGTGTCCAGCTCAGCGGCGACCTGAAAAATCCGCAGCTTCGCGGGCGCGTCAGCGTGTCTCGCCCCGAAGTGAGCGCCGCCGTGAACCTGAGCGGCAGCGTCCTTGACCCGCGCCTGAATGCCGCCGCCGATCTGAAAAATGGGTACACGGGCCGACTGCTGGCCGACGTGCGCCACCTGAGCCTGTCGCCGCTTCAGGCCGATCTGCACGTATACGGCAGCGCGGCCCAGGGCAACAGCACTGCGCTGAAGCTGGACGTGGCGGGCCAGTGGCCCAACCTGAGCGGCACTGTAAAGGCCAGCCTCGCCAGCCTCCCCACCGCGCTGACCCTGAAGGGTGACGGCACGGGCAGCTACGCGCTGAACGCGGGCACGCTCGGCAGCGGCACGGTGACTCTGACGCTGCCGCCCTCGGGTGGGCTGCTGCCCGACATCAACGCCGCCGCCCACCTGACGCCGTTGCCGCTGCTGCCGGGCGCAACCGGAGACGCCTCGGTGGATGTGGCGATCAGCGGGCCGATCAGCCGTCTGAGCGTCAGCGCGGTGGGCCATATTCCCAGCGCCGAGGTGTCGGGCGTCACGCTGAGCAATCTGGCCCTGAACGCGGCGGGTGCCCTGACCGGGCCATACGCTGGCCTGAATACGCTGACCGGCACTATCACCCAGAACGGTCAGCAGGTCGGCACCCTGAAGAACAGCAACCTGACCTTCAGCAGCCTGACGGCGCAGGGCTACGGCTTCGAGGCCAACGCCAGCGGGCGGGCCACGCTCAGCGGCACCGGCAGCGCCACCGTGCACCTGAGCGGAGCGGGCACCACCGCCGACCTCAAGGCCGCCTACGCCGGGGGCAGCGTGGCCCTCAGCGGTACGGCGGCAGCGTCGGGCTTCCAGGCAAACCTGAACAGCACCGGCAGCGTGAAGAACGGCTGGACGGGCACACTCGACCTGACGGGCGGGCCTGCGGGCGTGGTCACGGCTCCGGGCCACTTCCGGCTGTCGGGCGCACTGGCTCAGCCGCTGCTGGCGGGCGAGGTCGGTGTGGGCGGAGCGGGCGTGCGGGTGGTGGCGAACCGGCGTGCGGTGCAGCTGCGGCTGGTCGATGGGCCGACGGCACAGGCCAGCGGCGTGCTGAATCTCGATCTGATAAAGGCGTTGTGGGAAGGGCAGGCGAGCTACACGCGGCCCGAAGCCAGCGTGACGGTCAAACTGTCGGGCGCGGCGGGCGATCCGCAGGCCCTTCTGACTGCCACGCGGGGAGGTTGGACGGCCAGCGGCAGCGCTTCTAAAGCGGGTGCAGACCTGAGCGTCAGTGACGGGACAGCGGCGGGGCGCGTGCGCTGGGACGGCGAGACCGTGAACCTGAATCTGCCGGGCCTGAATCTGGGCGGCCTCAATCTGAGTGGCGTTTCGGGCACGCTGAATGCTCAGGGCAGCGTCAGCACGAAGACGCTGAACGGGTCGGCCCGCGTGTCGCTGGTCGGTGCCCAGACCGGATTTACCATTCCGGTACTGAATCTGCCGCTGTCGGGCGACGTGGAAGCCGACCTGACGCTGAACGCCGGACGCCTGAAGGCCGACGCCCAGCTGAAAGCGGCCTACGGCACGGCCACGGCGACCATCAGCCAGCCACAGCAGGGAGCGGCGTACACCGGCACCCTGAAGGCACAGGTCCAGAGCAACGGCGGCACCCTGAGCAGCGACCTGACGCTGAACGCGGCGGGCCTGAGCGGAACACTGAACGCCAGGGCACTGACTCTGAACGTGGGCGGCCTGATGGCGCAGCTGAGCGGCAGCGCCAAGCTCGACGGTCAGAGTTTCACGGTGCAGGCCAGCGCCGATTCGGCCACCCCCGGCGAGAACACCCAGGTCAGCATCACCGGCAGCGGCGGCCTGGCCGATCTGGTGCCGCAGATTGCCAGCTACACCGCCGTCAAGCCCACCGATCAGGGCTACAGCCTGCGGGCGTCACTCAGCGGCCTCGATCTGGAAGGCCTGAAGGTCGCTCCCAACCTGAGCGGCAGAATCAGCGGCGAGGCGGCCATCTCGGACGGTGGCGGTACCTTCGTGCTGCGCTCGGCGGCGCTCAAGGTGGGCGATACCGTCCTGAGCGCCCGCGTCAACGGCACGCTGGCAGGCGGCGACTGGCGACTTCGCGGGCTGGTCGGCACCACCCAGGCGGCCACCTCGCAGCTCTCCGGCTCGCTGTCGGGCGGCGTGGTCAGCGGCACCTTCCAGATGAGCGGGCTTCCTGTCGATGCCTTCCTGTCGGCCTTCAGCGGTACGCTGCCCGGCAAGGGCCTGCTGACCGGACTGGCCCGCTTCCAGTTCCCGCTGTCTGATCCGGCGTCGGGCAGCCTGAACGTGGTGGCCGAGCGTCTGACCATCAGCAGCAGCATGGCAGCGCCCGCTCCCGAATCGGCGACTGCGGCGACCCCAGCGGCTCCCTCGACAGCCACGACGGCCGCTGTCCAGACGCCGACTCCTCAGACAACCGTCACTCAGACGCTGGCGGGCAGCGGGTTTATCGACTATGCGAACCGCGAACTGCGGAACATCGACCTGCACCTCAGCGGGGCGGGCCGCTGGGACGTGACCGGGGCGTACACCCACGCACGGGTCAATGTGACTGCCAGCTTCCAGAACACCACCTTTACTCCGGTGCTATCGCTGATTCCCAGTATCCGCGACCTGACGCCCAGCCTTCAGGGCACCCTGAGCCTGAATGTGGCGGGCAGCTATGACCGTCCGGTGGGCAACGTCAGCGCCACCGACCTGAACGGGGCGATCAGCGGCATCAGCATCCAGCTTCCCACTTTCAGCGGGCAGCTTCAGGACAGCGGCATCTTCGCGGCGCAGGGGCGGCTGCGCTCGGGCGGCACGGTGGGGGCCGACGGCACGCTCGACGTGAACGGCACGCTGGAAACCCTGAAGCTGCGGGCGCTCAGCGTCAAGTACGCGGGGCTGCTGGTGCCGCAGGGCCTGGGCCGCATCGAGAACGTTCAGGCCACCGTGTTTCAGAGCAACTCCGGCACGCCGCAGGAGGGCTACGACCTGACGGCGCAGGCCACGGGCGGGCTGGGCGTCGGCAGTCTGAACGTGCAGGGCAGCATTTCGCCGACCATCGACCTGAGGCTGAGCGCCCGCAACTTCAACCTGCCCATTTCACTGATCTATGGGCGTGAAAGCCGCATCAACGCCGACCTGACCGCCGTAGAGCAGGGCACCGCCCCCGACGCCCCGATCAACGTCAGCGGGCAGGTCAATCTCAGCAGTCTGGTGCTGGGCAGGGTCGATTCGTCGGCGGTGCTTCCGGCCCCCAGCAGCGCAGGCAGCACCCCGGACACCTCGGGCGGCAGCGTGGCCTACACCAGCCCGCTGCCAGAGCCGCTGACCGAGTTTCCACCGTCAGAGGCGGCCCAGACGGTCAAGAAGGTCAGCCCCTTCCTGACGCGCGTCAAGCTGCTGAATATTCCTATCCACGCGCCCAGCGGCATCCGGGTCGATGAATCTATCGCCCGCGCCGAACTGAGCGGCGATCTGGTGCTGGCAGGCACCGGCAGCGCTCCCACCCTGAACGGCAACGTCACGGCGATTCGGGGCAGTGTGGATCTGCGCGACAACACCTTCAACATCTCGTCGGGAAGTGCCACCTTCGACGGCCTGTCGCTGTATCCGGTGCTGAATGTGGCGGCAGCGGGCGACGTACCACTTCCGAGCGGCGGTCTGGTGACGGTGAATCTGGCGCTGGGCGGGCGCTTCGTGCGGCAGCCGGACGGCACTCAGGCCCTGTCGCTCGATACCCGCCTGACATGCAGCAGCGGATGCGTGTCGGGCAGCGTCGATCTGTCGAGCAGCAACCCCAACGCCGAGGCGCAGCTGTATTCGCTGGTGGCTGTCGGCACACCCGACCTCACCACGCTGCCGAGCAACCTGGGAACCCTGGGCACCAGCGCCCTGAATACCGCGCTGAACGTCTTCGTGCTGGGCGAACTCCAGCGCAATATCGCCCGCGCTCTGGGCGTGGACGTGTTCCGCATCAATGCGGCGCTGCCCGGCGAGAACGGCAGCGGCTCGTTCGGAGCCACCGTCACCGTCGGTTCCTATCTGACGCGGCAGCTGTACCTGCAATATCAGGTCGATCTGACCGGACAGGGCGTGCTGGACGCCACCTACACCACACCCGACAACCGCCTGACCTTCAAGGCCAGCACTCCGATTCAGGGCTTCGACCTCAGCAGCCTGCGCCCTTCATTTTCGGCGGCCTACAATTTCAGCAACCGCAGCAGCCTTCAGCTCGGGGTGAAGTCGGGCAGCAGCACGCAGTTCAGCTTCGGCTACGTGTACCGCTGGTAA